From Danio rerio strain Tuebingen ecotype United States chromosome 2, GRCz12tu, whole genome shotgun sequence:
ctaaaaattatgtccctaaaatggtttttaaaaaattaaaactgcttttattctattaaaaataaaacaaataatactttctccagaaaaaaaatattgtgatgtGAATTTTTTCTcttattatcagacaaactgtgaaaatgtccttgctctgttaaacatcatttagaaaacatttaaaaaagaaaagaaaattctaaGGGGGGTtcataattctgagttcaactgtatatatacacacaatatatcactctttattaaatattttttacctAAAGAATTAGGTAAAAACAGAAAAGTAACACAAGTGGaatattaagctttttttttttttacttaaaccaCAGCACACGCAAACTAGTCAAAGATGTGCTCCACTGCTCTTTTGTGTGAAAGCTGCTTCAGTTCAAGCAGTGACTTCGACAGCAGAAAGAGTGAAACTAGCACTGCTGGGGCATGCGACACAGCATAGCCTTTTTTTAAGCCCTTTTCTCTTTCGCCCAAAAACTAAAAATTCAGTGTATCCCTAATAAGCAGACTCAAAGAAGAAGAAAACAGCACAAACCTCTTCTCTTGTTTAGTGCCACCTCCTCTGATAGGCATAGGTTGGCTGTTCTGGTAGAGGACACCACCACCTCCACGCAGCACATTGGGGTGTGTAGGAGAAGCTACAGGTTGCTGTCCAGGCCTGATTGGTTTAGCTACAATCAAAGAAAAAGAGAGAATTCGTCATTATTTCCTATGTGTGAACATGAATTAATTCTAAACAAACCACCGACAGTCACAGCATTATTTCTGTAAGTGTGCAGTCACCTATCTGTGCGGAGTGTCCTCTGCGGGCCATGTTTTTGGCTCTGACGGCCTCTTTGATGCGGTCCACCTCCTGCTGGTAGCGCTTGCGGTCACGGGCTGCGTTCTCTTTGGCCTCTTTGAGCGCAGTCTCCAGAGCCTTCACTCGCTCGGCTGTGGCCCGCAGACGCTTCTCCAGTTTAGGAAGCTCACAGCGCAGGTCGGCATTATCACGCACCAGCTGTGTGAGAGAGAAGATTCATTCTTTAATATCAACACTTGAATACATCATTTTCATCTTCGCTGTATtctatgcttttattttagtaaGCATGCCATCTATCTCTGTGGTCCCCAACCACTGGGATGTGGATCGGTACCGATCGGTGGATCAATTGGTGCCGgcctgcacaagaaatcattaattatttcagtttaatttattaTCAGAGTCTAAATGATCTTTATTTTGAAAActcttttattttgaagaatgaccgtattctctcggTTACATCTCGATCACTTcagtgccaaaatttaacccacaagcagcaaaatgagtaagtaacagtcatctttggaaagtttctttgctataAGGGGAAAAAGCCCAGTGAAGAACCCACGAACAGCAAATCAGGTGAATCTAGCCTGTGCAAGATCAACTGCTAGAGATCGCTAATGACAGCGGCCTTTTAAGGGCTGTTCATATATATAGTGTCTTTTCTAAAGTTTGCGCAAGTTCATAATTTCCAGTAGAGGCGTGCGGCTTGCGCGTGCAAGTAGCATGACGCTCTTGGATGAATCTGATGCACCCAGATGAATGAATTCTGCGAGACAGAATtctcacatgacaagaactgaccgattagCGTAATACTTTGTATGGAacatacacatttcggtagacttattatctcagacaaacacagaacacctaaacactgcagtgctttgtcattttttccatgaataaaacttgtatcagagtgacagcaaagTTAATTGCAATAGCAGCCTTAAAGTCCCCCAGCCTCCCCCCTCGGGCCGCGATAAAATTGTCAAGGGTTGAGCGGTCTGCAGTAATAAAAAGGTTGGAGACCACTGATCTATCTCAGATGGAGAGAAGCTAGCTCATTTTTTTATGACTTCTAGactagattactgtaatgctgtTCATTaggtttatatataataactttacatGTTAAAAGCTACTAGTTACTAGTAAAAGATTTtagtaaaattttatatttatggtAACTAACAAacttaacttttctgattttgattgtaatgcgaTAATGAGCACCTTTCataatgctgctttgaaacaataaactTGAATAAATCGTTTATTGTTTTGCTCTTTTTATCTGAAAAGGCTTTAGGATATTTACAAAGTATTTGTCATGAAGCAgcaaaaaatgaacaaatcattAACCCCTGTGTgtcaatttcaaaaacaaaagttgcacacagacatacagaggacaaaaacattttaaaaatgtaaaagtatcaCATTCAATATTATTTTCATCAGTTTAACATCAGTCCTAATAACCaccaaatattcatttatttaaaaggttttatactttaaataacataatttttttctttatatttacaaaattttACTGTTTTCTCTTATTTTTTCTTAACTTAAGGCTAAAAAGATAGTCTTTATTATTTTAGCTCATGACCAGAATCATTTAGCCTGCAGCGCTAAAAAAAAGACTTGCCAACCAAATGGAAGCCAGTTaacaaataaggaaaaaaaaggatCTGATTAAATGGCACTGTGATGAAATATTACAGTTTCAATGGGGACATTTTTACCCTGAAGCTCCTGAGTTTTTGTACAGAGTATAAAACAGATTGATAAAAGAATGTGTGTGAAATATTCAAATCTTATCCTTTTTAAATTCCCATTTTTGCTGTTTGCATGccaaaatgattataaaaaaattaaaagtgtcCATTAGGATGCGAATCGCATCTAGGAGTCTTTTCTGGTTAGCATTTACCTGTTTGTGGACCTTAGTGAGCTGTTCGAGATTGTTCTCCAGGAAAGAGATCTTCTGCTTCTGAGCAGCACTGCCACCAGTCTCATCAGAGTCCATCTCTGCActctatacaaacacacacacacaagtaaacaCCCTTTAGTTAAACAACCACCAAACTATTTACATGGCATCACATGTTACGCGGCAGATTTAAATTTACTTTCAGAAAGATAACTGGCCCAAATTAGATATGAAATTTGAGAGGAAGATCCTGACATCCAATCCTACCTTTTTAACACGAGTTGCCAGATCCTGAACAAACAATTTCCTGAGGTTGTGCAAAGTCTGCAGCTCTTTAGCCTGAAATAACAATGACAATTCACAGCGTTTAAagtgacaatatttaaaaatatacatgcaAATTAATTTGAAGCGAGGAATAGCACTCACCACAGTCTCTTCCAAGCCTTTCAGATCTTGTCTGGCCTGTTCCCTGCGGTCCTGCATCATCCTGTAGAATGAACAAAAAACCACCAGCTTTAATGAAAGTACTATTCATGCTATTTTAAATTTAAGACTCACACATATTGTATTAACAATGTTAAATTAAAAGTGTATATTCATGCATCATGCATGCAGGTCTTTAGATATAGAACAAAAAGAAGGGAATTAGGAAGAGTTTCATAAACCACAGTGGTTGAAGATGAACAGAAAAGACTGTGTAATACATACGTGAGCTCATGCAGTTTGCGGCTCTTCTCCTGGTCGGTGGATTTGAGTTTCTCATGTTCCACCCTTAAACGCTCCTGTTCCAGCATGATCTTCTGATTCTGACtacagagagagaaacagagttATTAGCCATTGCTTAATTAGCAGTTTAAGTACTGCTTTGAATCATGAACTATAAAAGCTTGTTGATTATAACTATAAAAAGgcgacaataaaagtgttttaaacaatagaaatgaataaagaaCAGCAAAATCTACAGCATAACTAATGACTCGTTTCCACAGAGGTACGGTTTAGTACTATACAGTAGTTTTTTGGTACGGGTCAGCCTTGTGTTTCTACAGCCAACAGTTACTCAGCCCTACTTAGTAAATATGTTGTGCGCCAGAACTTTGTGATCGAGGCCATTTTCGCATGAAGAGCGTCTTTTGCAAACAGAAGCTTCATATATAGAAATTGGGTACGCCAATAGTCTCATACACCAAAACAGAGAACATACAGCAGATGCCGTTCTTGCTTCTTGACATGTGGCTGTTGGTCCCAAGAAGACAGCTAGCTTTGTTACTACAGTGTCACTAGTTTTGTTATTACGGTGTTGTGTTTTGGCTGTGTATTTGAAAAAGCCGCTTCCTCTGCTGTCATTCCCTTGTGTTTTTGCATGCGCTGGTGACGATTCTCTATAGCAGaatatagagctgcacaattaatcgttaaaagatcgcgatctcaattcgaccccctagacgatcttaatccagcatttctacgattctgccaaatcatattttcaagttcaggagagaagaaaaggcgaccgcacaagtcttttcattgttttacacgttgctcagtgacatcgacaccgccaaatgatgttgaatgagtcacatactgtattcataaggtataattcaactaaaaatgtcatttttttcttcatataatgatgtttgcGCGATCaggaaatcacacatgacgtgagctgctgaccatgaactgttatcacagagagggcaggcgcgcgctctacttaatgatagactactttagtgaacagaacctgcatatgttgcgagtaacaggtaatacagttgtaaataatattcagtttgtggcacagagtgatcgtttgggagccgcgcgcgaagtatgaacaagcacttagcagtcagatAAAACtaaaagtgtgcacttcatttaaatgatcgtatcgcattttagagttatgattacggcaagtatttgatatgttttttctgtcatagcgaacccacagttgtgcatgaaaataaatgttaaaaatgttagtATAAGTActttagcctatatattgttgaatataatctgataatggcaaatgtctgattttaccagtgaataaaattgtctaatatgacagattgcaagcatatatctcaaacataataattcaacatcagaattattataagtagaatagaattatttatagaagccagtagacctacacataatattattatcgaggttgtgctatatgtttgtttttaccatacctttattttacatctatagaatcgtgagaaaatcgtgatctgtattttaagcaaaaaaaaaaaaaaaaaaaaaaaaaaaaaaaaaaaaaatcgctattctcattttagccagaatcgtgcagctctagccCAGTAGCATTCAGCTGCCAGTCTAACTCCACACTTTCTGTAGGCTCTGTTGTGGTACGTATCCTCGGGTAAGAGTGGCAAAAAATTTATATGGTGCAGTTTGCGATTTTGGGAACTTTTTACAGTGGAAACCGAAATAAATGCACAGGAACAATACGTTTGAAATCCACCATTTTAGGTTGATTACTCCACATGAAAATATATAAGCTTGCCAGCGTGACTGAACTAATCGCATCTCATGAACTTGTAAATAAATCTTTTATAATAAATAGTGAATTAGTCTGCGCCAATAGCCCAGTGGTTAAGCGCACCCACATATAGCACCGTAGTGCTCACGGCAAACCGAGTtcgaggtcctttgccaaccCTTCCCCTCTATCTGCCCCAATATTTTCCTGTCTGTAGTAGGGCAGCTATGGGCAAAAGAAACCTATCATGATTTTCTTGAACAATATTGCGATTTTGATTTACCgtaaatcacaattttgtcagacaaaacagaatatgagtttacagtgtcatatataaaaaaaacaattagatcTACCAAAGACTTGTTGCATGTCTCTAAAacagacattaaataaaaatcaccCTGTAAAGCTGTAACAAATTGTCTCTAGAACAGACTAATggcaaaacaaatgtgtgtgtgtgtgtattcgttTACGAGAGCAGTGCCGTCAAACTTAAGTAAGGCTCTGATGTTCTGCTTGACCAAATTTCAGAGTAGTGtgtgttcacagatttgttttgtCATGCAGAAATCGTTGTCTTCTTTGTGATGCTGCTGTGAAATAGGCATTCACATGTTGTGTTCTTTGTGCGCACAAGTGCTTTACTTCTGATGGAGAAGCATGGATTGCATGCACATATTGAGAGCGGCACACGCAAGTATGCCAGGTGCACCCAGTTATAAACATCTCTATTCAGGCaaactttaaaagtaattttttagaAAGCTGCATCGCGAGTCACTTAACAAGAACTGACACAACTGACACTAGACAACCGAACAacaagtgctttttaattttctccatacaTATAACTTGTATCGGAACTACAGCAttttgtcatcctctgaaaaaATGGCTGATGGTCACTGACCAACGACAAAGGAGTGACCTCAAAGCaagataaaaatgttaaatgaagcGACACACTCGTGATTTCCACGCGCTTTTAGACGTAATATATGACTGACTTACAAATTACCTGGTTCAGTCATACATCAGCCTTCCTGTATCCAAAGTCACTTAATTCCATACCAAAGATGTTGACTTTTTTTGGCACCAAGTCCTACTGTGCTAAACGCATTATTTCTGCTTACGCAGGCTATTCATCAGTCTCCTGTTTTCGCGCTCTGCGTTATGATTGGCTCAAACAGCATACTGCTGGGAAATTGTGCTGTAAGGCAATTTAGAAATCACTCATGTCCAAATTGCGATTTCAATACGATTTCAAtgaatcgcacagccctagtctaTAGCCTCCACTGTCCTATCTCAATAATAAAAAGACGAAAACCCcactaaaaatatgtaataataaataattaaataaaaaagcaacaatGCCCAAATGAACCCTTCCACTATTTGCAGTGCTTCATTCAGCCAGCATAGATGCCAAAAAGTGTATTATGCGTTTATCATGATAGAAATCGCTCAAATTTGACTATACTGTAAGGTTTGTATTAGCTTGCTAGCTGCTGGACATTTCCTTTTGCTGTTTTAATTATAGTTTGCCAGTCTATATGTTTGTCCAATTGCTTTTGCTTTAACTGAAATGTGTGTATCGTACTCTTGCAGATCAGTGATGAGTTTCTCTTTGGTTTCCAGCTCATCTCTCAGGCTGCTGATCTGTTTCTGATGAGCCTCCCTGTGACTCTGGATCTGCTTCTCAACTGCctcctacacacacaaacaaacaaccgttcacattgaaataaaaataaatgtgcaaactGAACAAGCcttgtgtatgcatgtttctTACCTTCACCTCATTGGCACTCTGAATCTCACTCTCTTTCTCCATCGCATGTACTTTCTCTGTGgccacaaacacgcacacaaaacatcacaaacacagaaaataaaactTAGCATGCATGCATCTGAGTGTATAAATACCCTGAGCGCTGATTTTGACCAGCTCTTCATTGAGAGAGTCCACATCCTCCTCCAGCTGTCTCTTCTTCTGCTCTACATTCTGCAGGTACTCAGTCAGAGATTTGATTTTCGCTTCATGCTGCAAAATAAACACCCACTTGTTAATATCAATACTTTTAAAGTGTTTATAATGCAATAGCTTTAGGAATAACATCTTTAACATGCACAAAAGTGTGAAGTCTTACCTGGGAGATGCGTAACTGGCATGCTGCAAGCTCCTTATCACTTTCATCCATCTTTTTGTTACTCTCAGATTGAGTGTTTTCCAGCTGTTTGCAACGTTTGACCATTGATTTGACTTCGGACTTCATCTTGCTGATGTAGAGTCTGGCTACAGTGAACTCTTCGTCTATAAGACCACTGCCTTCATGCTGCTGCAGAAAAATGACATTCCTTAGTACTGTTGATATGATGGTTTAACGTTGGCTTAGTCCAAAtattaacaaatgtttaattataGCTAAACAATGTGCTAAATATTAAGCTATTAAAGGTGAAATGTATAATTATTTGTTCAAATGTATAAAGATGACATACAGATTTTTAGATTAACATTTATAAATGCTTGGTTAAAACAATTCAAATAAGCTAGCTTCAagtcatttatttacaacacatatcAAAAACAGCAGCTTGTTCCATGAGTCAAACATTATTGTCATTTCATTTACAATCTTATTAAACTGTTTACATATAGTGGATGGattgaaaaaaatcattaaaaaacatcaaaaaaaaaaaaacatcagcaaaaaggttataataaataaacttaaatacttTCGAAATTTATAAGGATCTGGATAGATATAAAAGACACAGACAATATTGGATTTTTAGCAATCCCAGTTCATTTTTGACTGACTCTGGTATATTCACTTTGAGTAACAGGGCAGCATCTGATTTATTCAGAATGGACAATAAGTCTAATTACTTATAGATTACATGGCTCCATGTAAATGCAGTTATTTGTTTAACCAGTGTTGTTGATCTTTCTGCCTGACCAAGAGCAAGTGATTCTAGTTTGTCACATTACCATATTTTATGGCCAGGCGGTATATATTATTACCACAGaacaaacagatttttttaaaattctgtctATATCGCAATATGCAAATAAGTGGACATGGCTAACTCACTTAAAGTGAGGAAGATGATGCAAGAAACTAAGGGAAGCGCTCATAGTCAGATCATGGCAGCTATCACCAGAATTTTCACCTGTGATTTACATTAACTGAATTCAAACCCAAAATGTGAGAATGTGAGTACAGAATAACTCTGTGTACAATATTCTTAAGTGTTAAATAGTCACATGTGCAGCACTACAGCATCTGGTGACTAACAGACATCCCCAGGTCCTAATGCCCACCCCCAGTACATAACTGATTCACATGGGGGCGCTGGGTCCTAGTCCCAGCCCAtaagtaatttattaatgaaCAGCATCACTTGGGGTCATCATTTAAATCACAAGTCTGATTTTAATGTATTATGAGAAGCTAACACTTAAGTGAAATGAAATCTGACTCTGTAAATGAACATttcttaaaacacaaacaaaaaaacatatcgGCATCAGCGCAGCCATAAGGACAATGTAATTATTACCAAAAATCCAATATTGTGCATCCCTTCAATATTTATCAAGATCCAAATACATTTCTGAAGTATTTAAGCTTATTGATCATaactaatttttcagattttctattaaaataaatatactgtatatatatatatatatatatatatatatatatatatatatatatatatatatatatatatatatatatatatatatatatataatgtctgtaaaataaaatggaattttatttataaaaatagaatTTTGTTTATACCGCCCACCCCTAACTTCACCTTGACCTTTAAAAAACTTCACGTGTATCATTCACCTTGATGTCATTGTTGCCCACAGCAATGCCAATCTCAGTCAGATCTTTGAGCAGAGAGGACATCATCTCGGTCACCCTCTTCTTCTGGTGATTGGCCATTTCTTTCAGTTTCTGCAGCTCTGAGTCAATAGATGCCAGGGTGCTCTGAAACACAGCAGGCCAACATTAAAACCACCTTAAGCCAAATATCAAATTTCctgatttttcctttactttcatggattaAAAAGCTTAATATCCATAACACCTAAGGAATATAAAAACAGGATGCTGTGCTTATATACAGTAAAGTCAAATTTGGTAGCCCTactgtgaatttgtttttctttttaaaaatattaaccaAATGATGTTCATCACAGCAaggtatttttcacagtatttcccctctctctctctctctctctctctctctctctctctctctctctgtctctctctctctctatatatatatatatatatatatatatttgttttttgatggcactttaagctgaatggcactttaagctgaatactagtgacttgaaaaatatctagtaaaatgttatgtacatcatggcaaagataaataaatcagttattagttattaaaactattatgtttagaaatgtgtttaaaatatcttctctccgttaaacagaaattggggaataaaataCATGGGTAGTGGGGGTtgggataataattcaggagggcttcagctgtatatgaaggatataataataaaataatgttaaaaccgAAACAATGTCAAAATGGCTTGAGCCTGAATACAATTTGCATGACTTTAATAACcactataaaaacaataattcaccgcagattctgaaaaaaaaaaattgaagtacCTGCTGTTCACGTGGCTGCAAAGTGCTCCATCTCAAAGTTTGACAGCTTGATGTTAGCTTTACATTTCTGCCATCTACTTCCTAACACCACCTTTAGAAGTGGTCATTTTAAAGCGAAAGTTCCTAAAACGTATATTATCCTGACATGTTTGGCATAGTTTACAGATACAGGATGATAACTGCACTTGACTTAAATGGCTGAAAGTTAATGagcttgaaaataataaaatgaagctgaaatatagtttaacaataacaacaaacatgaaacaataaaaaagtattacaaCATATTTAGTATGGAAGCTAAAACTACAAAGCAACTAACACAAATCCCTGATATTCCAGGACTTAGACCTTAAACCTTTTAAAATTCAATAACAATCTCTGACCCATGGGAACCCTGTAAAACACATACAGCTTTTAACACGCTTACAGATTTCTGACTGAGCTCCTCACTGAGCGCTTCAAACTCCTTGGTTTTGTCCTCCACCTCCTGACTCTTCTGGTCGTAGTTGACAGCGAGCTCCTCCAGGGCCTGCAGCACCTCCTTCACCTCCTCTTTGGACGCTTCGTTCTCCAGCTGCAAACGAGTGAGCTCTGCCTGCAGGTTATCGTGATCTCGACGTGAAGAGGCCAGCAGCTGGAAACAAACCCCACAAT
This genomic window contains:
- the kif5ba gene encoding kinesin-1 heavy chain isoform X1; this translates as MADPAECTIKVMCRFRPLNSSEVTRGDKYIPNFQGQDSVVIGGKPYVFDRVFQSNTTQEQVYTACAQQIVKDVLAGYNGTIFAYGQTSSGKTHTMEGNLHDTDGMGIIPRIVQDIFNYIYSMDENLEFHIKVSYFEIYLDKIRDLLDVSKTNLSVHEDKNRVPYVKGCTERFVCSPEEVMDTIDEGKSNRHVAVTNMNEHSSRSHSIFLINVKQENTQTEQKLSGKLYLVDLAGSEKVSKTGAEGAVLDEAKNINKSLSSLGNVISALAEGSTYVPYRDSKMTRILQDSLGGNCRTTIVICCSPSAFNEAETKSTLMFGQRAKTIKNTVCVNVELTAEQWKKKYEKERERNKSLRNTITWLENELNRWRNGETVPAEEQYDKEKVNAEVLALDNTINNDKFASTPSMPPMPGMLGTRLTGVEKDKCEVELGKLYKQLDDKDEEINQQSQLVEKLKQQMLDQEELLASSRRDHDNLQAELTRLQLENEASKEEVKEVLQALEELAVNYDQKSQEVEDKTKEFEALSEELSQKSSTLASIDSELQKLKEMANHQKKRVTEMMSSLLKDLTEIGIAVGNNDIKQHEGSGLIDEEFTVARLYISKMKSEVKSMVKRCKQLENTQSESNKKMDESDKELAACQLRISQHEAKIKSLTEYLQNVEQKKRQLEEDVDSLNEELVKISAQEKVHAMEKESEIQSANEVKEAVEKQIQSHREAHQKQISSLRDELETKEKLITDLQDQNQKIMLEQERLRVEHEKLKSTDQEKSRKLHELTMMQDRREQARQDLKGLEETVAKELQTLHNLRKLFVQDLATRVKKSAEMDSDETGGSAAQKQKISFLENNLEQLTKVHKQLVRDNADLRCELPKLEKRLRATAERVKALETALKEAKENAARDRKRYQQEVDRIKEAVRAKNMARRGHSAQIAKPIRPGQQPVASPTHPNVLRGGGGVLYQNSQPMPIRGGGTKQEKS
- the kif5ba gene encoding kinesin-1 heavy chain isoform X2; the protein is MADPAECTIKVMCRFRPLNSSEVTRGDKYIPNFQGQDSVVIGGKPYVFDRVFQSNTTQEQVYTACAQQIVKDVLAGYNGTIFAYGQTSSGKTHTMEGNLHDTDGMGIIPRIVQDIFNYIYSMDENLEFHIKVSYFEIYLDKIRDLLDVSKTNLSVHEDKNRVPYVKGCTERFVCSPEEVMDTIDEGKSNRHVAVTNMNEHSSRSHSIFLINVKQENTQTEQKLSGKLYLVDLAGSEKVSKTGAEGAVLDEAKNINKSLSSLGNVISALAEGSTYVPYRDSKMTRILQDSLGGNCRTTIVICCSPSAFNEAETKSTLMFGQRAKTIKNTVCVNVELTAEQWKKKYEKERERNKSLRNTITWLENELNRWRNGETVPAEEQYDKEKVNAEVLALDNTINNDKFASTPSMPPMPGMLGTRLTGVEKDKCEVELGKLYKQLDDKDEEINQQSQLVEKLKQQMLDQEELLASSRRDHDNLQAELTRLQLENEASKEEVKEVLQALEELAVNYDQKSQEVEDKTKEFEALSEELSQKSSTLASIDSELQKLKEMANHQKKRVTEMMSSLLKDLTEIGIAVGNNDIKHEGSGLIDEEFTVARLYISKMKSEVKSMVKRCKQLENTQSESNKKMDESDKELAACQLRISQHEAKIKSLTEYLQNVEQKKRQLEEDVDSLNEELVKISAQEKVHAMEKESEIQSANEVKEAVEKQIQSHREAHQKQISSLRDELETKEKLITDLQDQNQKIMLEQERLRVEHEKLKSTDQEKSRKLHELTMMQDRREQARQDLKGLEETVAKELQTLHNLRKLFVQDLATRVKKSAEMDSDETGGSAAQKQKISFLENNLEQLTKVHKQLVRDNADLRCELPKLEKRLRATAERVKALETALKEAKENAARDRKRYQQEVDRIKEAVRAKNMARRGHSAQIAKPIRPGQQPVASPTHPNVLRGGGGVLYQNSQPMPIRGGGTKQEKS